The following proteins are co-located in the Pseudoalteromonas sp. N1230-9 genome:
- a CDS encoding replication endonuclease: MSIWPTLNFDVITAVSTMVEAVDNVEHKETLLSGLSRFTPYMQYKMAKQYLAKVQQHNDVWYKDEPINPSDEANAWFYDVLKNAEYRIDVSFFKLSKPAKSALKKVHNNNHHNYIVRDIISSNRKASIQASFVRRTAETLSFTEKQREVLAQKKMQPSSDETAFLQKLVGGDVTSSVRSIIDAIDDTAEKEFVYKCLSKVPKPLQMRVAKRFIDKYEPSIKRYKQKRNENTEQYTDRIASQSSELYQFDGTTKKPTNTNIFDSIRDHRNANQWLLRTIKTLKPRLTILKQITDSMPLPWHILANVDKTKKHAEVLAREVTEILNDLGIENPSWGALDKFDVISQYAENFGVTLFAAEKGIYLTEPDAEVSLLKAQCYKWWGRKLKNIRRRYLEHLEIATGEVGKDLFAKYDKKKGTKTVRKGINAYCSHQALNEYKADRERGKRYLESLELVNEQSDVISLMKAVEAGIANPENMRNELMLRIRETEELADEMGYVGGFYNITAPSRFHANSPKWDGSTPKDASNYLNKLYSQARAKLDRLEIPYFGVRVAEPHADGCTHWHMLLWMPARYYDKVNHLLRRYFTRDDREVFFQRFKNRKHYRRKYKHNRKIWGLNKSKGIYTKAPVKNYFPSSPRYTAMKMEPAKIGKDGKRIGGAAAYIAKYVSKNIDGFGLANEYDAETGEKFTQSALVNPVKAWASTWGIRQFQFQKSPAITIWRELRRVREAIQGNEELEQIRKAADEGSFKTFVTLMGGFGIGRNARFKPVYEYTEYGNQYAECVKRIKGIEDLHEPCTLITRVHTWQKQIIGTAAANDNTAVNGGQDANNVGAADLSWSSGNNCTPCTVGDRDELLLDMIGFTKKQIAKVKKDLVAGKRIRRNGQIYLIRDGNLLVLDEEKQLIEYRKQAIDSLAHTEMQKQQKLAGDQHSEPSKASIYDFAPEHVKQLKDGGNVVIGNRVYYMQGHELHSFEKLDLNKQRPAGNTTPTEKHYQYARELYDLATSYAKFDGRTKPSSTQFKYGHADVIGDLDLARLVLAGEATAVSDNDWWALDLMA; this comes from the coding sequence ATGAGTATTTGGCCAACTCTTAACTTCGACGTTATTACAGCGGTTTCAACAATGGTTGAAGCCGTTGATAACGTTGAGCATAAGGAAACCTTACTAAGCGGCTTAAGCCGTTTTACCCCTTATATGCAGTACAAAATGGCTAAGCAATACTTAGCTAAAGTGCAGCAGCATAATGATGTTTGGTACAAAGACGAGCCCATAAACCCAAGTGATGAAGCAAACGCTTGGTTTTATGATGTGCTTAAAAATGCAGAATATCGCATCGATGTAAGCTTTTTCAAACTAAGCAAACCTGCCAAGTCAGCACTTAAGAAAGTGCATAACAACAATCACCATAATTACATTGTGCGTGACATTATTAGCTCTAACCGCAAAGCGAGTATTCAAGCTAGCTTTGTGCGTAGAACAGCCGAAACACTTAGCTTTACAGAAAAGCAGCGTGAAGTATTAGCACAAAAAAAGATGCAACCATCTAGTGATGAAACTGCATTTTTACAAAAATTGGTAGGTGGTGATGTAACAAGCTCTGTGCGCTCGATCATAGATGCAATCGACGATACTGCAGAAAAAGAATTTGTATATAAATGCTTAAGCAAAGTACCAAAGCCATTACAAATGCGTGTGGCTAAACGCTTTATAGATAAGTACGAACCAAGCATTAAGCGCTATAAACAAAAGCGCAATGAAAACACAGAGCAATACACAGATAGAATTGCTTCGCAATCATCTGAATTATACCAATTTGACGGCACAACTAAAAAGCCAACAAATACGAATATATTCGATAGCATTCGTGATCATCGTAATGCTAACCAGTGGCTATTACGTACTATTAAAACGCTTAAGCCTCGCCTTACAATTCTTAAACAAATAACCGACAGCATGCCTTTACCTTGGCATATTTTAGCGAATGTAGACAAAACCAAAAAACATGCTGAAGTGCTGGCCCGTGAAGTAACCGAAATACTTAACGACTTAGGCATAGAGAACCCAAGCTGGGGCGCTTTAGATAAGTTTGATGTGATCAGCCAGTATGCTGAAAACTTTGGTGTGACTCTTTTTGCTGCTGAAAAAGGCATTTACTTAACAGAGCCAGATGCAGAAGTAAGTTTGTTAAAAGCGCAATGTTACAAATGGTGGGGACGTAAATTAAAAAATATTCGCCGCCGTTACCTTGAGCATTTAGAAATAGCAACAGGTGAAGTTGGCAAAGACTTGTTTGCAAAATACGACAAAAAGAAAGGCACTAAAACAGTACGAAAAGGCATTAACGCTTATTGCTCACACCAAGCGCTTAATGAATATAAAGCTGATCGTGAACGTGGCAAACGATACCTTGAAAGCCTTGAATTAGTTAACGAACAAAGCGATGTTATATCGCTAATGAAAGCGGTTGAAGCAGGTATTGCTAACCCTGAAAACATGCGTAATGAGTTAATGCTACGCATACGTGAAACAGAAGAACTAGCCGACGAAATGGGCTATGTAGGCGGTTTTTACAATATTACTGCACCTAGTCGTTTTCATGCTAATTCACCAAAATGGGATGGCTCAACCCCCAAAGATGCAAGCAATTATTTAAACAAGCTGTATTCACAAGCAAGGGCCAAATTAGATCGTCTAGAAATACCGTATTTTGGGGTGCGCGTAGCCGAACCTCATGCAGATGGTTGCACCCACTGGCACATGCTTTTATGGATGCCCGCTAGGTACTACGACAAAGTTAACCACCTTTTACGCCGATATTTTACTCGCGATGATCGTGAGGTATTTTTTCAGCGCTTTAAAAACCGTAAACATTACCGCAGGAAGTACAAGCATAACCGTAAAATTTGGGGCCTAAATAAATCAAAAGGCATTTACACCAAAGCGCCGGTTAAAAACTATTTCCCAAGTAGCCCACGTTATACCGCCATGAAAATGGAGCCTGCAAAAATCGGCAAAGATGGTAAACGAATTGGCGGTGCAGCAGCCTATATTGCTAAGTACGTCAGTAAGAATATAGACGGCTTTGGTCTTGCCAACGAATACGATGCAGAAACAGGCGAGAAGTTTACCCAGTCAGCCCTTGTTAACCCTGTTAAAGCATGGGCAAGCACATGGGGCATTCGTCAATTCCAATTTCAAAAGTCACCCGCCATTACTATTTGGCGTGAGCTGCGCCGTGTGCGTGAAGCAATACAAGGTAATGAAGAGCTTGAGCAAATCCGCAAAGCTGCGGACGAGGGCAGCTTTAAAACCTTTGTTACTTTAATGGGTGGCTTTGGCATTGGCCGAAATGCGCGTTTCAAGCCTGTTTATGAATATACCGAATATGGCAACCAATATGCTGAATGCGTTAAGCGCATTAAAGGCATTGAAGACCTTCACGAACCTTGCACTTTGATTACCCGTGTTCACACCTGGCAAAAACAAATTATTGGTACTGCCGCAGCTAACGACAACACCGCTGTAAATGGCGGGCAGGATGCTAACAACGTCGGCGCAGCCGACCTATCTTGGTCTAGTGGGAATAATTGTACGCCTTGCACAGTGGGTGATAGAGACGAATTATTACTAGATATGATCGGTTTTACCAAAAAACAGATCGCTAAGGTTAAAAAGGATCTAGTGGCGGGTAAAAGGATCAGGCGAAACGGCCAAATTTACCTAATACGAGACGGTAATTTACTCGTATTAGATGAAGAAAAGCAGTTAATTGAATATCGCAAGCAAGCGATTGACTCGCTCGCGCATACAGAAATGCAAAAACAGCAGAAATTAGCAGGCGATCAACACTCAGAACCTTCAAAAGCCAGCATATATGACTTTGCACCAGAGCATGTAAAACAGCTTAAGGACGGCGGCAATGTGGTGATTGGTAACCGTGTTTATTACATGCAAGGGCATGAGCTGCATAGCTTTGAAAAACTAGATCTTAATAAGCAGCGCCCAGCTGGCAACACAACCCCAACCGAAAAACATTATCAATATGCGCGTGAGCTCTACGACTTAGCGACCTCATACGCAAAATTCGATGGCAGAACTAAGCCATCAAGCACCCAATTTAAATATGGTCATGCAGATGTAATTGGTGATCTTGATTTAGCTAGGCTCGTTCTAGCTGGTGAAGCAACAGCAGTCAGTGACAATGACTGGTGGGCATTAGATTTAATGGCGTAA
- a CDS encoding 3'-5' exonuclease — MNHVMLDLETMGQGNNAAIVAIGAVFFEPTTGEIGASFYQKVGLESAAKYGEIDPNTVLWWLKQSDEARAEITSNDTMDLQYAIDDFSAWVGQIERVNSRVVWGNGASFDNVILGHAFKAVGYEKPWRYWNDRDVRTVVELGRTLKGFDPKRDMPFTGTAHNALDDAIHQAKYVSAIYKALAN, encoded by the coding sequence ATGAACCACGTAATGCTTGATCTAGAAACTATGGGACAGGGCAATAATGCTGCAATTGTTGCCATTGGCGCGGTATTTTTTGAACCAACCACAGGTGAAATAGGCGCGAGCTTTTATCAAAAAGTTGGCTTAGAAAGCGCTGCAAAATATGGCGAGATTGACCCAAATACAGTGCTTTGGTGGTTAAAACAAAGCGATGAAGCTCGTGCTGAAATCACTAGCAATGACACGATGGATCTGCAATATGCTATTGATGATTTTAGTGCTTGGGTAGGGCAAATTGAGCGCGTTAACAGTCGCGTAGTTTGGGGGAATGGAGCCAGTTTTGATAACGTAATTTTGGGTCATGCATTCAAAGCGGTAGGCTATGAAAAGCCATGGCGATATTGGAATGACCGCGATGTTAGAACCGTTGTTGAATTAGGCCGCACACTTAAAGGCTTTGATCCTAAGCGTGATATGCCATTCACAGGTACGGCACATAACGCACTAGATGATGCAATTCATCAAGCCAAATATGTTTCAGCTATTTATAAAGCTTTAGCTAACTAG
- a CDS encoding SAM-dependent methyltransferase — MSSTNRGTVRNADDYYVTPHWLIEDFLAAFAENNILLCSPDEYPRVLDPSAGGCEQYPMSYPAVLEQHGFSVESWDIREDSRAEVRGRDFLTTPSAFLPTFNMIITNPPFKLAQEFTEKALDMVDDHGLVIMLQRLNWLGSQKRKPMWQRLPLAAVYVHSKRPGFKPEKPSHTDSTEYAHFVFCKGYPAAAEIFVI, encoded by the coding sequence ATGAGTTCAACAAATCGCGGAACTGTGCGCAATGCGGATGATTACTATGTAACACCACATTGGCTAATTGAAGATTTTCTAGCGGCCTTTGCTGAAAATAATATTTTGCTTTGTTCACCAGATGAATACCCAAGAGTATTAGACCCAAGCGCAGGCGGTTGTGAACAATACCCAATGAGTTACCCAGCGGTATTAGAACAGCACGGCTTTAGTGTTGAAAGCTGGGACATTCGTGAAGATTCACGCGCAGAGGTTAGAGGCCGTGATTTTTTAACAACGCCAAGTGCATTTTTGCCAACATTCAACATGATCATCACCAACCCACCATTTAAGTTAGCGCAAGAATTTACAGAAAAAGCCCTTGATATGGTTGATGATCACGGCTTAGTAATTATGCTGCAACGCTTAAATTGGCTTGGTAGCCAAAAGCGTAAACCAATGTGGCAACGCTTACCGCTTGCGGCCGTTTATGTTCATAGTAAACGACCAGGTTTCAAACCTGAAAAACCAAGTCACACAGACTCTACCGAATACGCCCATTTTGTATTTTGCAAAGGCTACCCAGCCGCAGCAGAAATATTTGTAATTTAA
- a CDS encoding pyocin activator PrtN family protein: MNMTFALLARYNTPVVRLKDICVEHLGIQPKTAEQKAKAAQLPFPTFKAIDSERSPTLVNVSDLGEYLQTQYEKGRAEWQSVNN, from the coding sequence ATGAACATGACCTTTGCGTTACTTGCGCGCTACAACACACCCGTTGTAAGGCTTAAAGACATTTGTGTCGAGCATTTAGGCATTCAGCCTAAAACTGCTGAGCAAAAGGCAAAAGCCGCGCAACTGCCATTTCCTACATTTAAGGCCATTGATTCGGAGCGTTCACCTACGCTGGTAAACGTGAGTGATTTAGGTGAGTACCTGCAAACACAATACGAAAAAGGCCGCGCTGAGTGGCAAAGTGTAAACAACTAG
- a CDS encoding helix-turn-helix domain-containing protein produces the protein MSNIEKAVHIVGGQTKLANLLGTQQTAVWNWVHRHCQAPAKYIPRISELTNGEVSVNELLADHQKSNKDDAA, from the coding sequence ATGTCAAATATTGAAAAAGCAGTACACATTGTTGGCGGCCAAACTAAGTTGGCAAACTTGTTAGGAACACAGCAAACAGCTGTTTGGAATTGGGTTCATCGCCACTGCCAAGCCCCCGCGAAATACATCCCACGTATTTCTGAACTAACAAACGGTGAAGTATCGGTAAATGAGTTACTCGCCGATCACCAAAAAAGCAACAAGGACGATGCAGCATGA
- a CDS encoding LexA family protein codes for MDIATRVKERRKALGMTQYQLAEITGAAQTAIQKIERGDTKNPRKIEALARALQCTPEYLRFGVGESENSNVVPGPTLKAAVPLISWVQAGAWSEISEIKAYDAERYLCPVKCSDLTFALKVQGVSMEPKFFDGDLIFVDPEAECIHGSYVVARLDDDNQATFKQLIIESGRKFLKAANPNWPEQLIPINGNCTLVGKVVFAGKSF; via the coding sequence ATGGACATTGCAACTCGAGTTAAGGAACGTCGTAAAGCTCTTGGTATGACTCAGTATCAACTGGCTGAAATTACTGGTGCAGCTCAAACAGCTATACAAAAAATAGAAAGAGGCGACACTAAAAACCCGCGTAAGATTGAAGCGTTAGCACGTGCATTACAATGCACACCGGAGTATTTGCGTTTTGGAGTTGGTGAAAGTGAAAACAGCAACGTTGTACCCGGGCCAACACTAAAAGCAGCTGTGCCATTAATTAGCTGGGTGCAAGCAGGAGCATGGTCTGAAATTAGTGAAATAAAAGCCTACGACGCTGAACGTTACTTATGCCCCGTAAAATGCAGCGACCTAACCTTTGCACTAAAAGTGCAAGGCGTGAGCATGGAACCAAAGTTTTTTGACGGCGATTTAATTTTTGTAGACCCAGAAGCCGAGTGTATTCACGGTTCGTACGTTGTCGCCCGTTTAGATGACGACAACCAAGCCACATTCAAACAACTCATTATCGAAAGCGGCCGCAAATTCTTAAAAGCCGCCAACCCTAACTGGCCTGAGCAACTTATACCGATTAATGGCAACTGCACATTGGTTGGTAAAGTGGTATTTGCTGGTAAGTCGTTTTGA
- a CDS encoding DUF4852 domain-containing protein yields the protein MSKSVALVLSIFFVTACKTTLPSPPDGAERGPISEFIWGKSDIQSEKVSDDVLAEVSPSKINDKYQDAYDDGYNWEYFFTAYRKMSKYFSYEQSATDLMKVYYPKTYKKYRNDEFELASKKAEAVERIKQDTNNFDETRVHKLFTEWDFGKYDFDKGEFPLESLSSTTSYRFKQDHIRMPKNKFPREFKLYLTNPEVIGDLKMAPEKAKVFLQKKKNSRGRIDRELPAMFYFKFVRLDEGEGIFYGEVLGGEVYYGKDDKRVIKSF from the coding sequence GTGAGTAAATCGGTTGCCTTGGTATTGAGCATCTTTTTTGTCACTGCTTGTAAAACAACATTGCCATCACCTCCAGATGGAGCGGAAAGGGGGCCAATATCAGAATTTATCTGGGGTAAATCTGACATCCAAAGCGAGAAAGTATCTGATGATGTACTAGCTGAAGTATCTCCTTCAAAAATAAATGATAAATATCAAGACGCATATGACGATGGATATAATTGGGAATACTTTTTTACGGCATACCGAAAAATGTCTAAGTACTTCTCTTACGAACAAAGTGCTACAGACTTAATGAAGGTTTATTATCCAAAGACATACAAAAAATATAGAAATGATGAATTTGAGCTTGCAAGTAAAAAAGCTGAAGCTGTTGAAAGGATAAAGCAAGATACAAATAACTTTGATGAAACGAGAGTGCATAAACTCTTTACGGAATGGGATTTTGGTAAATACGATTTTGACAAAGGAGAATTCCCGTTAGAGTCGTTATCATCAACTACAAGCTATCGTTTTAAACAAGATCACATTCGCATGCCAAAGAATAAGTTTCCGCGGGAATTTAAGCTTTATTTAACTAACCCAGAGGTTATTGGCGATTTAAAAATGGCACCTGAAAAAGCCAAAGTATTCTTACAAAAAAAGAAAAATTCAAGAGGGAGAATCGACCGAGAGTTACCTGCAATGTTTTACTTTAAATTTGTTAGGTTAGATGAGGGTGAAGGTATCTTCTATGGTGAAGTGCTTGGTGGTGAGGTTTACTATGGTAAGGATGATAAAAGGGTCATAAAGTCCTTTTAA
- a CDS encoding AHH domain-containing protein codes for MRQPYEEVTVQELEQDILTVTGDPVHAKAKAQAFSIYYRNVVIDSVRFRQGRITEDDLKYSRSIQWEHMKSHSKKLAENMKKAGRGKRLGNTAAHHIVSWNDQRAGRARLRLAAFGIDIDNEANGVYLPLHKAHVPMKSLPNAYAHSTIHTEKYYLNVEFLIEESVMEGLGHRGIIDTLRDIADDLEDGQFPLKSLIE; via the coding sequence ATGCGCCAACCATACGAGGAAGTAACGGTTCAAGAACTTGAACAAGATATTCTGACCGTTACTGGTGACCCAGTTCATGCCAAAGCCAAGGCTCAAGCCTTTTCTATTTACTACCGCAATGTTGTTATTGATTCAGTACGATTTCGCCAAGGGCGCATTACTGAAGATGATTTAAAATACTCTCGCTCTATACAATGGGAGCACATGAAGTCCCATTCAAAGAAACTTGCTGAAAACATGAAAAAGGCAGGCAGAGGTAAACGACTAGGTAATACTGCTGCTCACCATATTGTCTCTTGGAACGACCAACGAGCTGGTAGAGCAAGATTGCGCTTAGCAGCATTCGGGATTGATATTGATAACGAAGCAAATGGGGTTTACTTACCGCTTCATAAAGCACATGTGCCAATGAAGTCTCTACCTAATGCCTATGCCCACAGTACAATACACACTGAAAAATATTACTTAAATGTCGAATTTTTAATTGAAGAATCAGTCATGGAAGGTTTGGGGCACAGAGGTATTATAGATACACTAAGAGACATAGCCGATGACCTTGAAGATGGTCAGTTTCCTTTAAAGTCTTTAATTGAATAA
- a CDS encoding imm11 family protein, translating into MPNIDKVYRFVIDPDKYLYLNETGFEQTMQLTEGQLLTFDGSSMRDNWRTLGINWLIHESNNDLGLEIPDIAGLGATSFVLSQKAKTILEPYLGDNVEYLECDLNGELWFAMNVVGFEDAVDHELTEFNYNRRGQISRTRRFKRLVMDKKRINNSAIFRTKETTLRYFTTDAENSFYRLVKENNLTGLEFTEVEAR; encoded by the coding sequence ATGCCAAATATAGATAAAGTTTATCGTTTCGTTATCGACCCAGATAAATACCTTTACTTAAATGAAACAGGCTTTGAACAAACCATGCAGCTTACCGAGGGCCAGCTTCTTACCTTTGATGGCTCTTCAATGCGTGATAACTGGCGCACTTTAGGTATTAACTGGCTAATTCATGAATCAAATAATGATTTAGGCCTAGAGATTCCAGACATTGCAGGTTTGGGTGCAACCTCTTTTGTTCTATCACAAAAAGCTAAAACAATTTTAGAGCCCTATTTAGGCGACAACGTTGAATATTTAGAATGCGATTTAAATGGTGAGCTTTGGTTTGCTATGAATGTAGTAGGGTTTGAGGATGCGGTAGACCACGAACTTACTGAATTTAACTATAATAGACGCGGCCAAATTAGTAGAACAAGACGCTTTAAGCGCTTAGTGATGGACAAAAAGAGAATCAATAACTCAGCTATCTTTAGAACCAAAGAGACAACGCTTAGGTACTTTACTACTGACGCTGAAAATAGCTTCTACCGATTAGTTAAAGAAAATAACTTAACAGGTTTAGAGTTTACAGAGGTTGAGGCAAGATAG
- a CDS encoding TIGR04255 family protein — MPFEQKPRIKFNKNPLIEVICKFNFISPIDDMDSADLLVKLHDSVKKKLPLFKRGKSLTVELNTDSQAIGKSEGIVYEFSSLDESVQVMVESDSITCATSNYQSKEDFFDYFFCVYNSLKQLYSVNPISKVGLRYKDVIQRSVLNDNLTDVGWHELIKEPLVAVFADEDLSASILGIQSGFTIKLESIGKNARMNANYGIVSHAETKEQCFLIDSDFYIDGVFDYDTAEKFLYDANAKARDFFQWCIKPKLYKALDPEAICS, encoded by the coding sequence ATGCCTTTTGAACAAAAACCTAGAATAAAATTTAATAAAAATCCGTTAATTGAAGTAATTTGTAAGTTTAATTTTATCTCGCCAATAGATGATATGGATAGCGCTGATTTGCTTGTTAAATTACATGACTCAGTAAAGAAGAAGTTACCTCTATTTAAAAGGGGTAAAAGCCTAACTGTTGAGCTAAATACCGACAGTCAGGCAATTGGTAAAAGTGAAGGGATAGTGTACGAGTTTTCATCTTTGGATGAGTCGGTTCAAGTAATGGTTGAATCAGATTCGATTACGTGTGCAACATCTAACTATCAGTCAAAAGAAGATTTTTTTGATTACTTTTTTTGTGTTTATAACAGTCTAAAACAATTGTATTCAGTTAATCCAATTAGCAAAGTAGGTTTACGCTACAAAGATGTAATTCAACGAAGCGTGTTAAATGATAATTTGACGGATGTTGGATGGCATGAGCTGATTAAAGAGCCTTTAGTGGCTGTTTTTGCAGATGAGGACTTATCTGCTAGCATTCTAGGTATACAGTCTGGTTTTACAATTAAATTAGAAAGTATTGGTAAAAATGCAAGAATGAATGCAAATTATGGAATTGTGAGTCACGCAGAGACTAAAGAGCAATGCTTTTTAATTGATAGTGATTTCTATATTGATGGAGTGTTTGACTATGATACAGCAGAAAAATTTTTATATGACGCCAACGCTAAGGCAAGAGACTTTTTCCAATGGTGTATTAAGCCAAAGTTATACAAAGCCCTTGACCCAGAAGCCATCTGCAGTTGA
- a CDS encoding MarC family protein, with amino-acid sequence MNELLAAFIFFFAVIDPIGTVPVFIAVTRWDDAKFKRKVALKAVGVSALVLLFFVVAGELLLNAINIPLSAFQIAGGIVLLLFALSMIFGESKPETEIKSVRDSTETAIFPLAIPSIASPGAMLGAVLMTRNTEYTWYEQLITSSIMLFVLVIVLVLLLLATHVHKLIGDSGASIISRVMGLILSSVAVTNILGGIAHYFGLAVPT; translated from the coding sequence ATGAATGAATTGCTTGCCGCATTCATTTTCTTTTTTGCTGTTATTGATCCTATCGGTACAGTGCCTGTTTTTATTGCTGTTACACGCTGGGATGACGCCAAATTTAAGCGCAAAGTTGCTTTAAAAGCAGTTGGTGTTTCGGCACTGGTTCTATTATTTTTTGTTGTCGCGGGCGAGTTGCTTTTAAATGCGATAAATATTCCGCTTTCGGCGTTTCAGATTGCCGGAGGTATTGTTTTATTACTTTTTGCTTTGTCGATGATATTCGGTGAAAGTAAACCAGAAACTGAAATCAAAAGCGTACGAGATAGCACCGAAACGGCTATTTTCCCATTAGCCATTCCTTCTATTGCGAGCCCTGGAGCCATGCTTGGTGCGGTGCTAATGACTCGAAATACAGAATACACTTGGTATGAGCAGCTTATAACGTCATCAATCATGCTTTTTGTATTAGTAATCGTGCTGGTTTTATTACTGCTTGCCACACATGTTCATAAGTTAATTGGCGACAGTGGGGCAAGTATTATTAGCCGAGTAATGGGGTTAATTTTATCTTCTGTGGCGGTAACTAATATTTTAGGTGGTATTGCTCATTACTTTGGTTTAGCGGTGCCAACATAG
- a CDS encoding transcriptional repressor has translation MNIESLVSKAKQVCDNRGARFTPIREKVFRLLASAQGGVGAYDLLEQLKLTESGAKPATIYRALDFLSELGFIHKIESTNSFMLCHHFDHIHPVQLLICDSCGYVKELHSTVISHELNNLAAESGFIVSGQTIEAHGKCENCKD, from the coding sequence ATGAATATAGAATCACTCGTCAGTAAAGCAAAACAAGTCTGCGACAATCGTGGGGCACGTTTCACACCTATCCGTGAAAAAGTATTCCGCCTGCTAGCAAGTGCTCAGGGTGGCGTTGGTGCTTATGATTTATTAGAACAACTTAAATTAACTGAGTCAGGCGCAAAACCTGCCACTATTTATCGTGCTTTGGATTTCTTGTCAGAACTTGGCTTTATTCACAAAATTGAAAGCACAAACTCATTTATGTTGTGCCACCACTTTGATCACATTCACCCTGTACAGTTACTGATATGTGACAGTTGTGGCTATGTTAAAGAGTTACACTCAACCGTTATTTCACACGAACTAAATAATCTAGCGGCAGAGAGTGGGTTTATTGTCTCAGGACAAACTATCGAAGCACACGGTAAATGTGAAAATTGCAAAGATTAA
- a CDS encoding chemotaxis protein CheX: MNVEFINPFLSSLLNVLSTMAQTELKPGKPSLKKDELARGDVSGLIGMVGPQTKGSLSITFDESLALTIMERMLGERPDSVNEEVTDMVGEITNMVTGGAKNLLGEKGYEFDMATPIVVSGKGHTIAHKCEGAKVLIPFTSADGNANIEVSFDKL; encoded by the coding sequence ATGAATGTAGAGTTCATCAACCCTTTTTTATCATCATTATTAAATGTATTGAGCACCATGGCTCAAACAGAATTAAAACCGGGTAAACCTAGTTTAAAAAAAGATGAATTAGCCCGTGGCGATGTATCAGGTTTGATTGGTATGGTAGGGCCTCAAACAAAAGGCTCACTATCAATTACCTTTGATGAAAGCTTAGCATTAACTATTATGGAAAGAATGCTGGGGGAGCGACCAGACTCAGTCAATGAAGAAGTAACCGACATGGTAGGTGAAATTACCAACATGGTAACAGGCGGTGCTAAAAACTTACTCGGCGAAAAAGGCTATGAGTTTGATATGGCAACGCCGATTGTTGTGTCTGGTAAAGGACATACAATCGCCCATAAATGTGAAGGCGCCAAGGTATTAATCCCATTCACGTCCGCTGATGGTAACGCCAATATTGAAGTTAGCTTTGATAAACTATGA
- a CDS encoding secondary thiamine-phosphate synthase enzyme YjbQ — protein MSWQQKTIQLKPRLRGFHIIDDELLRQLPEITQYKVGLLHLFIQHTSASLTINENADPTVRMDMESHFNHFVPERQSYYRHDYEGDDDMPAHIKSSTLGAELTIPINQGRLMLGTWQGIYLGEHRDHGGARRIVATIQGQI, from the coding sequence ATGAGCTGGCAGCAAAAAACCATTCAATTGAAGCCTCGCTTGCGAGGCTTTCACATCATTGATGACGAGCTACTTCGTCAACTTCCAGAAATAACGCAATACAAAGTCGGTTTATTACACCTGTTCATTCAGCATACGTCTGCAAGCTTAACAATTAACGAAAATGCCGATCCCACTGTGCGAATGGATATGGAAAGTCACTTCAATCACTTTGTACCAGAACGACAAAGTTATTATCGTCATGATTATGAAGGTGATGACGACATGCCAGCCCACATAAAAAGCAGTACATTAGGTGCTGAACTCACCATACCTATTAACCAAGGCCGCTTAATGCTTGGCACATGGCAAGGCATCTATTTAGGTGAACACCGTGATCATGGTGGCGCTAGACGCATTGTCGCGACGATCCAAGGTCAGATCTAA